Proteins found in one Muribaculum gordoncarteri genomic segment:
- a CDS encoding DUF6706 family protein, producing the protein MKNLEALSRLCNAIANTFYPDSATLNFALFNEGIEAQAEATPKDAKLFRVAIRLVMGYVESSRSENGVSTSVREDSVKESLSYWCKQYGLDADEELGDYLRTIDDATNLW; encoded by the coding sequence GTGAAGAATCTCGAAGCATTAAGCAGACTTTGCAATGCAATCGCGAATACCTTTTACCCGGATAGCGCGACACTCAACTTCGCGCTATTCAATGAGGGTATCGAGGCACAAGCTGAAGCCACCCCGAAAGATGCAAAACTCTTTCGGGTGGCGATTCGCCTTGTCATGGGATATGTCGAAAGCAGCCGGAGCGAAAACGGCGTATCGACTTCAGTACGCGAGGATTCCGTAAAAGAATCTCTATCGTATTGGTGCAAGCAATACGGACTTGATGCAGACGAGGAACTTGGCGACTATTTACGGACGATTGATGATGCCACTAATCTTTGGTAA
- a CDS encoding major capsid protein, which produces MPKEFLSSSVFGDLTKEVQIRFDAASELNKQLFDQVIFERYMHWDDPTIELDFEELIGKYNITIAAPTIGENAAEPIMGTSGVETLKETLVNHALTLPMLMKTYRKILSLLDSKLIKDEDKRNRLINLMMGDVKTVVNAVYGKLDMIFLGALSNEGTFTFDETTNPEGGVKGSISFNQPGENIASCKTAWTLANIDTVDCFEDIQAILDASQDKVALAKALLSPSRLSYMCRTKKMKQLIWGTDKSSKPVLLRDINEFMETNNYPIFEPIRRIVRIQKGREAIPYTPWNQDNIVFVPAGELGVVKNAYSDCELKPDDGVSYANYGRIVTSLWSVGQKEGSKHTEYTKAESQSLPVITEMNGIYTLKTVVS; this is translated from the coding sequence ATGCCAAAGGAATTTTTATCCAGCTCCGTCTTTGGTGACCTCACCAAAGAGGTGCAGATACGATTCGATGCTGCAAGTGAACTCAACAAGCAGCTTTTCGACCAAGTTATCTTTGAGCGATATATGCACTGGGATGACCCCACAATCGAACTCGATTTTGAAGAGTTAATCGGCAAGTACAACATCACGATAGCCGCACCGACTATCGGAGAAAACGCAGCCGAGCCGATTATGGGTACTTCGGGTGTAGAAACACTCAAAGAAACTCTCGTAAACCACGCCCTCACGCTCCCGATGCTGATGAAGACGTACCGAAAGATTCTTTCGTTGCTCGACAGCAAGCTCATCAAGGATGAGGACAAAAGAAACCGCCTCATAAATCTTATGATGGGCGATGTTAAGACCGTTGTCAACGCGGTTTACGGCAAACTCGATATGATATTCCTCGGCGCACTCTCCAACGAAGGTACGTTCACTTTCGATGAAACAACCAACCCGGAGGGCGGTGTCAAAGGCTCTATCTCGTTCAATCAGCCCGGCGAGAACATCGCAAGCTGCAAGACCGCTTGGACTCTCGCCAATATCGACACTGTGGATTGCTTTGAGGACATTCAAGCTATCCTTGACGCATCGCAGGATAAGGTCGCGCTTGCAAAAGCTCTACTCTCGCCCTCCCGACTCTCGTATATGTGTCGCACAAAGAAGATGAAGCAGCTTATTTGGGGTACTGACAAGTCCTCAAAGCCGGTACTTCTCCGCGACATAAACGAGTTTATGGAGACGAACAACTACCCGATATTCGAGCCTATCCGTCGAATAGTACGCATTCAGAAAGGGCGTGAGGCTATTCCTTACACCCCGTGGAATCAAGACAACATCGTATTCGTCCCTGCCGGCGAACTTGGCGTTGTCAAGAATGCCTACTCGGATTGCGAGTTGAAGCCGGATGACGGAGTGTCGTATGCCAACTACGGCCGCATTGTCACTTCTCTGTGGAGTGTCGGTCAGAAAGAGGGCTCGAAGCACACTGAATATACCAAGGCTGAATCACAGTCGCTGCCGGTTATTACCGAAATGAACGGTATCTATACCCTCAAAACAGTAGTATCGTAA
- a CDS encoding DUF932 domain-containing protein — MITETTLENKMFDFDKAKVQTLSLAQLERTHRENDVYGKPLRGIYHFELLQTLINECNNLGYNVEVYDLFAAQNKDRSTPGVVLLPQVEAQYGERAFEAHILRRVFANIRITDFDDEEKTTNLAVAFHQKGIQVGFGNMVKICHNQTMLCADKYIATYNERGKGRGEAITIPQVLDVVKSWLVDARHIIVTEREKIERMKEIEVGVQQALLLIGMLTAIRVKCDSAYPTIKENRVYPLNQAQITKFTESLLLKYHDTPSVSAWDLYNAATDLYKADSMDIPALMPQNRAMVQFLNEQFNI; from the coding sequence ATGATTACTGAAACCACTCTCGAAAACAAGATGTTTGACTTCGACAAAGCGAAAGTTCAAACGCTCTCACTCGCTCAATTAGAGCGCACACACCGTGAAAACGATGTCTACGGCAAGCCGCTTCGTGGTATCTATCACTTCGAGCTGCTGCAAACGCTCATCAACGAGTGCAACAACCTCGGCTATAACGTAGAGGTTTATGACCTCTTTGCCGCGCAGAACAAAGACCGCAGCACTCCCGGCGTGGTGCTGCTCCCACAAGTCGAAGCACAATACGGCGAAAGAGCCTTTGAAGCTCACATATTGCGCCGCGTCTTCGCTAACATCCGTATAACTGACTTCGATGATGAGGAAAAGACAACAAACCTCGCAGTCGCTTTCCATCAGAAAGGCATTCAAGTCGGCTTCGGAAACATGGTCAAAATCTGCCACAATCAAACTATGCTTTGCGCCGACAAGTATATCGCCACATACAATGAGCGCGGCAAAGGGCGCGGCGAAGCTATCACGATTCCGCAAGTTCTCGATGTTGTCAAGTCGTGGCTTGTAGATGCCAGGCACATCATCGTGACCGAGCGCGAAAAGATAGAGCGCATGAAAGAGATTGAGGTCGGCGTTCAACAAGCTCTCTTGCTCATCGGTATGCTGACCGCAATTCGCGTTAAGTGCGACTCTGCATATCCGACAATCAAGGAGAATCGCGTCTATCCGCTCAATCAAGCTCAAATAACAAAGTTCACGGAGAGCTTGTTGCTGAAGTATCACGATACACCAAGCGTTTCAGCGTGGGACTTGTATAACGCCGCGACTGACCTTTACAAAGCTGACTCGATGGATATTCCGGCACTCATGCCGCAGAATCGCGCAATGGTGCAATTCCTCAACGAGCAATTCAATATCTGA
- a CDS encoding ADP-ribosylglycohydrolase family protein, whose product MIGAIIGDIAGSRFEFNNTNDYNFEFFHKDCRYTDDTICTVAVADAILHGVSYKDSILYWCRKYPHPMGAYGGSFSRWLHEDDPQPYNSFGNGAAMRVSPVAWAFDDASDVMRQAMSSAECSHNHYEGIIGAIATAELIFSFRKLPEKDNFVNLIGGLYYGQNWENNLPRPGVFDETCQGCVPLAFHIIKESSSFEDAVRNAVSYGGDSDTLGAIVGSIAEARWGVPIEMQKMALNMLPQDMLKVVTNFIQKCQYK is encoded by the coding sequence ATGATAGGAGCAATAATAGGCGACATTGCCGGTTCTCGTTTCGAGTTCAACAATACGAATGACTATAACTTCGAGTTCTTTCACAAAGATTGCCGTTATACCGATGACACAATATGCACGGTTGCCGTTGCAGACGCTATTCTACACGGCGTGAGCTATAAAGATAGCATCTTGTATTGGTGTCGCAAATATCCGCATCCTATGGGCGCGTATGGTGGCTCTTTCTCACGTTGGCTGCATGAAGATGACCCGCAACCGTACAATTCATTCGGGAATGGTGCTGCAATGCGAGTATCGCCGGTTGCATGGGCATTTGATGATGCAAGCGATGTTATGCGTCAAGCTATGTCAAGCGCGGAATGCTCACACAATCACTATGAGGGTATCATTGGGGCAATAGCGACTGCGGAGTTGATTTTTTCATTTCGCAAGCTGCCGGAAAAAGATAACTTTGTGAATCTAATCGGAGGACTGTATTACGGTCAAAATTGGGAAAACAATTTGCCGCGTCCTGGCGTTTTCGATGAAACTTGTCAAGGCTGCGTGCCACTCGCATTTCACATCATCAAAGAGAGTTCATCATTTGAAGATGCTGTGCGTAATGCCGTAAGCTACGGCGGCGATTCAGACACGCTCGGCGCAATAGTCGGCTCAATAGCTGAAGCTCGTTGGGGTGTGCCTATCGAGATGCAAAAGATGGCTCTGAATATGCTTCCACAAGATATGCTCAAAGTCGTTACTAACTTCATACAAAAGTGTCAATACAAATGA
- a CDS encoding ADP-ribosyltransferase, whose product MAKKQNDIDPKSATQARIKRTEAYAERVRTLFAATVNEILALNRSMPQLDEGEMFSFAGESMKRQKEVERLLRQLHAVATMAIEKGIKLEWAQANEECDKLVQSCFGKRALSSPEFSAWTQRNNAAMNAFIARSEKGLNLSQRVWKAVEQLRDEMEVAITVSVGEGESAAQMSRKVRQYLNDPDLMFRRFRYKDPESGEWRRKWKKRIKDPATGKVKWIDYDKRTYQDQWTGRGYYKSSAQNAMRVARTETNIAYRRADNERWQQMDFVLGQRVNLSRSHPKKDICDKLAGDYPVDFVFDGWHPQCFCFVTPILMDEDEMAKVSEAFLRGEKYVPRGKRITDYPDNFKQWVSEHKEDIAQSRDRGTEPYFIRNNAMAIDEILDPSLKKLTPQQIAAKRHEARTPEQEDEIRRRWKERSERIEAEKRHSRQVNATANNVLNAAAKRFASFGISTAELEEAIKSGNTALIQAQTRTLALAMSAKQQLIKATAKKVNSIADGYSEVDTTALNEALASGNLEAIHKQTRALAQSVLAMKKAEQALSAIIPDAHTWHEQFTLAELQQVYAAVESKLANISTLPLYEQVKAIEKEIKWVSDPTYLKPHKQYPTWNVAQDAYMKKLDEVKKQIAVAEAKDTIDKLKVYVASHPKATTVANAVLEAELLLASGGDMLTIKAKIDYAQKRKELQEKAAAQKAVKGSKIGEVTFKELSKKRQKELLDDYKVNTVEGMDDVMRPATEEAWKGLIEEERMLLTKYTQTYSYLNEPLRNMSYCGGRAKDEYDNDMPKITAALSRVKTKQDMVVRRGTSDYYIPEIGKNLSQAEVGDTFIDGAFLSTACHRDKGFGGSVNMIILIPKGAQGIFAEPFTHYNAGYYDYQTRIWNGTEKVGLGGEFEWIGQRGSRFKVIRKSGKNLYLMLIGQQFTQPTGMTK is encoded by the coding sequence ATGGCAAAGAAGCAAAATGACATAGACCCCAAGAGCGCGACACAAGCGCGAATAAAGCGTACTGAAGCATACGCCGAGCGTGTGCGCACGTTGTTCGCGGCAACAGTCAATGAAATTCTCGCTTTGAATCGCTCTATGCCGCAGCTTGACGAGGGCGAGATGTTTTCTTTCGCCGGAGAATCAATGAAGCGACAAAAGGAAGTTGAGCGGTTACTCCGTCAGCTTCATGCAGTCGCGACTATGGCTATCGAAAAAGGCATCAAACTCGAATGGGCGCAAGCTAATGAAGAATGTGACAAGCTCGTGCAATCGTGCTTTGGCAAACGCGCATTATCTTCACCCGAATTTTCGGCATGGACTCAACGTAACAATGCGGCGATGAACGCTTTTATCGCTCGAAGTGAAAAGGGGTTGAATTTGTCACAGCGAGTATGGAAAGCCGTCGAGCAGCTACGCGATGAAATGGAAGTCGCGATAACAGTTTCAGTCGGAGAGGGAGAATCGGCGGCGCAAATGTCGCGCAAAGTCCGTCAGTACCTCAACGACCCGGACTTGATGTTTCGCCGATTCAGATATAAAGACCCTGAATCCGGCGAATGGCGGCGCAAATGGAAGAAGCGTATCAAAGACCCGGCAACCGGCAAAGTCAAATGGATAGACTACGACAAGCGTACTTATCAAGACCAATGGACTGGGCGCGGCTATTACAAGTCTTCAGCTCAAAACGCTATGCGTGTTGCTCGAACTGAAACGAATATCGCATATCGCAGAGCAGACAATGAACGGTGGCAACAAATGGACTTTGTTCTCGGTCAACGTGTCAATCTCTCACGCTCGCACCCGAAAAAAGACATTTGCGACAAGCTCGCAGGTGATTATCCGGTTGATTTTGTCTTTGACGGTTGGCATCCGCAATGCTTTTGTTTCGTTACTCCGATTCTGATGGATGAAGATGAAATGGCGAAAGTATCAGAAGCGTTTTTGCGTGGCGAAAAGTATGTGCCGAGGGGCAAGCGAATAACTGACTACCCGGACAATTTCAAACAGTGGGTGTCAGAGCATAAAGAAGACATCGCACAATCTCGCGATAGAGGCACAGAACCGTACTTTATCCGCAACAACGCTATGGCGATAGATGAAATACTTGACCCGTCATTAAAGAAGCTCACACCGCAGCAAATCGCGGCGAAACGGCATGAAGCGAGAACGCCGGAGCAAGAGGACGAGATTCGCCGCCGTTGGAAAGAGCGAAGCGAGAGAATCGAAGCCGAAAAAAGACATTCGCGACAAGTCAACGCTACTGCAAACAACGTACTCAATGCAGCCGCCAAGCGGTTTGCATCTTTCGGCATATCTACCGCCGAACTCGAAGAAGCAATCAAGAGCGGAAACACAGCACTCATTCAAGCGCAGACACGGACGCTCGCACTCGCTATGTCAGCAAAACAGCAGCTTATCAAAGCAACTGCCAAAAAGGTCAATAGTATTGCTGACGGTTATAGCGAAGTCGATACGACCGCACTCAACGAAGCTCTTGCATCCGGCAATCTTGAAGCGATACACAAGCAGACACGCGCCCTCGCTCAAAGTGTACTCGCGATGAAGAAAGCCGAGCAAGCATTGTCAGCTATAATCCCGGATGCTCACACTTGGCACGAACAATTCACGCTTGCAGAACTGCAACAAGTGTATGCCGCCGTTGAATCGAAACTCGCGAACATATCGACACTTCCATTATACGAGCAAGTCAAAGCGATTGAGAAAGAAATCAAGTGGGTATCTGACCCTACATATCTGAAGCCGCATAAGCAATATCCGACTTGGAATGTAGCTCAAGATGCTTATATGAAGAAGCTCGATGAAGTTAAGAAGCAAATAGCAGTAGCGGAGGCGAAAGACACTATCGACAAACTGAAAGTGTATGTCGCTTCACACCCGAAAGCCACTACGGTCGCTAATGCTGTCTTGGAAGCAGAATTGTTGCTTGCATCCGGCGGCGATATGCTTACGATTAAAGCGAAGATTGACTACGCCCAAAAACGAAAAGAACTACAAGAAAAAGCAGCAGCGCAAAAAGCTGTCAAGGGTAGCAAAATCGGTGAAGTCACATTTAAGGAGCTATCAAAAAAGCGACAAAAAGAGTTGCTCGATGATTACAAAGTCAATACAGTAGAGGGCATGGATGATGTGATGCGTCCGGCTACTGAAGAAGCATGGAAAGGACTTATCGAAGAAGAACGTATGTTGCTCACTAAATATACGCAGACATATAGCTACCTCAACGAGCCATTGCGTAATATGTCATATTGTGGCGGACGAGCGAAAGATGAATATGACAATGATATGCCGAAAATAACCGCAGCTTTGAGCCGTGTTAAGACAAAGCAAGATATGGTCGTAAGGCGAGGTACGAGCGATTATTATATTCCGGAAATCGGCAAGAATTTGAGCCAAGCCGAAGTTGGCGATACGTTCATTGACGGCGCATTCTTATCAACGGCGTGTCACCGAGATAAGGGATTCGGCGGCTCTGTTAATATGATTATTTTGATACCGAAGGGCGCACAAGGCATATTCGCAGAACCGTTCACTCATTATAACGCCGGTTATTATGACTATCAGACCCGAATATGGAACGGTACTGAAAAAGTGGGGTTAGGAGGTGAGTTTGAATGGATAGGTCAGCGCGGCAGTAGATTCAAAGTAATCAGAAAGAGCGGCAAAAATTTATACTTAATGTTAATCGGTCAGCAGTTCACACAGCCAACCGGTATGACGAAGTAA
- a CDS encoding phage portal protein gives MQFLQVTTNLINRIAGRKQEFDELLASGDISQIRSKMRTNGRAADSAMREYDTATHEVMSRKDKILTDKKGNRRGVQHLWKLPIPYQAYINEIALVFLYGRPVKWTQVSEGTDEAFAKFLDVIKRTRFNSKIRQCKRLAGKETESAMLFRVFKDDDGNPDVQIRVLAKSKGDEIYTRWDQYENLISVAWGYNVREKEDKVVYHFDIFTPEFIYRCTKKSLGWQVEKEINFIGKIPIILFQQEKEWEGVEHLINREEWIASRNADTNDYFADPIAVYNADVIKNLPEKGDVGKALYTNNKDGVQNAMAYVTWDNAPQSKKDELDFLEAHILSKSFTPNITLDTLKSISQLSAKALRTVMMLADIKASKRKESHDELLDRTGSLIGAIIGNVLDVSLKSQCDELSVAHEFQEPFGEDIEADIKNITACLDAEIMSNETAIEKNPLISDTALEKERIKAEADERMKQQQSIFGDDGGEAGAQSFSDGDDEEDGEEDEEKKPGDEKKSKKEKK, from the coding sequence ATGCAGTTTTTGCAAGTAACGACTAACCTCATCAACCGAATTGCCGGAAGAAAGCAAGAGTTTGATGAACTACTCGCTTCCGGCGACATATCGCAGATTCGGTCGAAGATGCGCACCAACGGACGCGCAGCAGACAGCGCGATGCGTGAGTATGACACCGCAACGCACGAAGTAATGTCCCGAAAGGATAAGATTCTAACCGACAAGAAAGGCAACCGGCGTGGGGTGCAACACTTGTGGAAGCTCCCCATTCCGTATCAAGCCTATATCAACGAAATCGCGCTTGTGTTTCTCTACGGTCGCCCGGTTAAGTGGACACAAGTTTCCGAGGGTACTGACGAAGCGTTTGCAAAGTTCCTCGATGTAATCAAGCGCACCCGATTCAACAGTAAGATACGCCAATGCAAGCGACTCGCCGGAAAGGAAACAGAGAGCGCGATGCTATTCCGCGTGTTCAAAGACGATGACGGCAACCCGGACGTGCAGATTCGCGTACTCGCCAAGAGCAAAGGCGATGAGATATACACACGTTGGGACCAGTACGAGAATCTAATCTCGGTGGCATGGGGATATAACGTGCGCGAAAAAGAGGATAAAGTCGTATATCACTTCGACATCTTCACGCCGGAATTTATATACCGATGCACAAAGAAGTCCCTCGGGTGGCAAGTTGAGAAAGAAATCAACTTCATAGGCAAGATTCCTATCATTCTTTTTCAGCAAGAGAAAGAATGGGAGGGCGTAGAGCATCTTATCAACCGCGAGGAATGGATAGCGTCAAGAAACGCCGATACCAATGACTACTTCGCCGACCCTATTGCCGTGTATAACGCCGATGTTATCAAGAATCTGCCCGAAAAAGGAGATGTCGGCAAAGCTCTATACACGAACAATAAAGACGGTGTTCAAAACGCAATGGCTTATGTCACGTGGGATAACGCTCCACAGTCGAAGAAAGATGAGCTTGACTTCCTCGAAGCTCATATACTCTCAAAGTCATTCACGCCGAACATCACTCTCGACACGCTCAAATCAATCTCGCAACTCTCGGCAAAGGCATTGCGCACGGTTATGATGCTTGCAGACATCAAGGCATCGAAGCGCAAAGAAAGCCACGATGAACTACTTGACCGCACCGGCTCTCTCATTGGAGCAATCATCGGCAATGTACTCGATGTGTCGCTCAAAAGTCAGTGTGACGAATTGAGCGTTGCTCACGAGTTTCAAGAGCCGTTCGGAGAAGACATCGAAGCTGACATCAAGAACATCACAGCTTGCCTCGATGCAGAAATCATGTCGAATGAAACAGCTATCGAAAAGAATCCTCTTATTTCTGACACGGCACTCGAAAAAGAACGCATCAAAGCTGAAGCAGACGAGCGAATGAAACAGCAACAGTCTATATTCGGCGATGATGGAGGCGAAGCCGGAGCGCAATCATTCTCTGACGGTGACGATGAAGAAGACGGAGAGGAAGATGAGGAAAAGAAGCCTGGCGATGAGAAGAAATCGAAAAAAGAAAAGAAATGA
- the terL gene encoding phage terminase large subunit has translation MTSTESDTMKRLLKLKRIKLKRDAPERFASFLGYVNPKYRAEWFHILIADYCQKLYNGEIKNLMVFMPPQHGKSEIISRNFPAWVLGKNPDLRIVGSSYTIDLASQFSRSIQRTIDSKEYQAIFPNTYLNGSNVRTDTKGYLRNVDIFETVGRQGFYKAVGVGGGLTGTPVDIAIIDDPVKDASEAYSATYREKVWNWYNTVLTTRLHNESKQLFIMTRWHEDDLAGRILKAEPQDWTVLVIPAICEYENDNGLSQRHIGDALWPWKHSLAKLLKQQQRAPREFSALYQQHPTIEGGNIVKRDWFRKISMAEFLSLRYNEPMHFYLDTAYNKKKVGKDNDPSGILAACRIQNNIYIYDAQSVYKEMPDLLRFLPEYISAHKGTRESKLNIEPKANGISVVQMLREISTLNVKETPTPTDDKEVRFRVVSPRIECGRVFIVEGSWNEDFLNQVCAFPASTHDEFVDVLGYAINDLYEEDDDNFDYDDLQVF, from the coding sequence ATGACATCAACGGAGAGTGACACGATGAAAAGGCTACTGAAATTGAAGCGCATTAAGCTGAAGCGAGATGCGCCGGAACGCTTTGCGTCTTTTCTCGGCTATGTCAACCCGAAATATCGTGCGGAGTGGTTTCATATCTTAATCGCTGATTATTGTCAGAAACTATATAATGGCGAAATCAAAAATCTTATGGTATTCATGCCGCCGCAGCACGGTAAGTCAGAAATCATCTCTCGCAACTTTCCGGCTTGGGTACTCGGAAAGAATCCCGATTTAAGAATAGTCGGCAGTTCATATACGATTGATCTTGCATCTCAATTCTCTCGCTCGATACAGCGCACAATCGACAGTAAAGAGTATCAGGCAATTTTCCCTAACACTTATCTCAATGGCTCTAATGTGAGAACTGACACAAAAGGCTATTTGCGTAATGTGGATATTTTTGAAACAGTCGGGCGACAAGGATTCTACAAAGCTGTCGGCGTTGGCGGCGGCTTGACAGGTACGCCGGTCGATATTGCAATCATTGACGACCCGGTTAAAGACGCAAGCGAAGCATACTCGGCTACATATCGTGAAAAGGTGTGGAATTGGTACAATACCGTACTGACAACCCGACTTCACAATGAGAGCAAACAGCTATTTATTATGACGCGCTGGCATGAAGACGATTTGGCAGGGCGCATATTGAAAGCCGAGCCGCAAGATTGGACTGTGCTTGTGATTCCGGCGATATGTGAGTATGAGAATGACAACGGACTCTCACAGCGGCACATTGGAGATGCTCTATGGCCGTGGAAACATTCGCTTGCAAAGCTACTGAAGCAACAGCAACGCGCACCGCGTGAGTTTTCAGCACTCTATCAGCAGCACCCGACAATCGAGGGCGGCAACATCGTTAAGCGCGATTGGTTTCGTAAAATCTCAATGGCTGAATTTCTCTCATTGCGATACAACGAGCCGATGCACTTCTATCTCGATACCGCTTACAACAAGAAGAAAGTCGGCAAAGACAATGACCCATCGGGCATACTTGCAGCGTGTCGCATTCAGAACAACATCTACATCTACGATGCACAGTCCGTCTACAAAGAAATGCCTGACTTACTGCGGTTTCTCCCCGAATACATATCAGCGCACAAAGGCACTCGTGAAAGCAAGCTCAATATCGAGCCAAAGGCTAACGGCATATCAGTTGTGCAGATGTTGCGTGAAATATCGACTCTCAACGTCAAGGAAACGCCGACACCGACAGACGATAAAGAAGTGCGTTTCCGTGTCGTTTCGCCGCGCATAGAGTGCGGCCGTGTCTTCATAGTCGAAGGCTCTTGGAACGAAGATTTTTTGAATCAAGTATGCGCATTCCCGGCTTCAACGCACGATGAGTTTGTGGATGTTCTCGGCTATGCCATTAATGACCTCTACGAAGAAGACGATGATAATTTTGATTATGACGATTTACAAGTTTTTTAA
- a CDS encoding GREB1-related protein: protein MMKNKNFVAFILSHGRADRVVTYDSLKKSGYTGRIVIVLDNEDPSAPEYISRFGNENVVIFDKAAIAETFDEGVPGDRRTIVYARNACFDIAKKLGYRYFIELDDDYTVFEWRFDNRLRYITKDKVIRNLDAVFDIMLDFFKKIPAKSIAMAQGGDYLGGGAGGEGKQLRTKRKAMNSFICDTERRFTFLGRINEDVNTYTRNTSTGDLFLQIQQICLLQKQTQSNAGGMTEVYLDSGTYLKSFFTVMYQPSSVKVRTMGNEYVNQKRLHHRVNWTLTAPKIIREKYKKKE from the coding sequence ATGATGAAGAATAAGAATTTTGTCGCTTTTATCCTCTCTCACGGCAGAGCTGACCGAGTTGTGACCTATGACAGCTTGAAGAAGTCGGGCTATACCGGGCGTATTGTCATCGTGCTTGACAACGAAGACCCATCCGCGCCGGAATACATATCACGATTCGGCAACGAGAATGTAGTAATCTTCGACAAAGCCGCAATCGCTGAAACATTCGATGAGGGAGTGCCTGGAGATAGACGCACGATTGTGTATGCCCGAAATGCTTGTTTCGACATCGCAAAGAAACTCGGCTATCGCTACTTTATCGAGCTTGACGATGATTATACAGTCTTTGAATGGAGGTTTGATAACCGTCTACGCTACATTACCAAAGACAAGGTAATCCGCAATCTCGATGCCGTCTTTGATATTATGCTCGACTTCTTCAAGAAGATTCCGGCTAAGTCAATCGCAATGGCGCAGGGTGGCGATTATCTCGGCGGTGGTGCCGGTGGCGAGGGCAAGCAGCTACGCACGAAGCGAAAAGCAATGAACTCGTTTATTTGCGACACTGAACGGCGATTCACGTTTCTTGGGCGCATCAATGAAGATGTGAACACGTACACGCGCAATACTTCAACCGGCGACTTGTTTTTGCAGATTCAGCAAATATGCCTCTTGCAAAAACAGACTCAATCGAATGCCGGTGGCATGACTGAAGTATATCTCGATTCCGGCACTTATCTCAAGTCGTTTTTCACGGTCATGTATCAGCCGTCATCAGTCAAAGTGCGGACTATGGGTAACGAGTATGTCAATCAGAAGCGTTTACACCACCGCGTAAATTGGACTCTTACGGCTCCAAAAATCATCAGAGAGAAATACAAAAAGAAAGAATAA
- a CDS encoding ParB N-terminal domain-containing protein, whose protein sequence is MEKFNDLAQTRLIDIEQLEENAGQLAGVPENPRTIDEDRFALLKQDIIDYPEYLKYNPLKVYQLESGNYIILGGNMRYRALTEIGYKFVPAVVIEHDTPTEKLKAYAILDNNGFGVWDWGKLKSGNWDAKQLQTWGVELPDNWDTSAADAENEQSQNDSYSRKVVAPTYEPSGRTPSFGEMYDTTKRDALLHEIENADLPDDVREFLRQAAGRHTVFNYAKIADYYAQASPQIQALMEQSALVIIDFDKAIENGFITLTKDLANAYRVERDITDEEALTENDIAEDYDEE, encoded by the coding sequence ATGGAAAAATTTAACGACCTCGCACAAACGCGGCTCATTGACATTGAGCAGCTTGAAGAAAACGCCGGACAGCTTGCCGGAGTGCCGGAGAATCCTCGCACTATTGATGAGGACAGATTCGCATTATTGAAGCAAGACATCATCGACTACCCGGAATATCTGAAATATAATCCGCTCAAAGTCTATCAGCTTGAAAGCGGCAATTACATCATTCTCGGAGGCAATATGCGGTATCGGGCATTGACCGAAATCGGGTATAAATTCGTGCCGGCAGTAGTTATCGAGCATGACACTCCGACCGAGAAGCTGAAAGCGTATGCGATTCTCGACAACAACGGTTTCGGCGTATGGGATTGGGGCAAGCTGAAGTCCGGCAATTGGGACGCGAAGCAGTTGCAGACTTGGGGCGTTGAACTTCCCGATAATTGGGATACAAGCGCGGCAGACGCAGAGAATGAGCAATCGCAAAATGATAGCTACTCTCGCAAGGTCGTAGCCCCGACATACGAGCCAAGCGGCCGCACTCCGAGCTTCGGCGAGATGTACGACACCACAAAGCGAGATGCGTTGCTTCACGAGATAGAGAACGCAGACTTGCCGGATGATGTACGCGAGTTTCTACGTCAGGCAGCCGGACGGCATACGGTTTTCAACTACGCCAAGATTGCGGACTATTACGCGCAGGCATCGCCGCAAATACAAGCTCTCATGGAGCAATCCGCACTTGTGATTATCGACTTCGACAAAGCCATTGAGAACGGCTTTATCACACTGACCAAAGACCTCGCGAATGCTTACCGCGTTGAACGCGACATTACGGATGAAGAAGCTCTAACCGAAAACGACATCGCAGAAGATTATGATGAAGAATAA